The stretch of DNA GCGGGAGTGGAGGTGCGAGTCGAAGATGGTCGGTTGTTCCTTCGCAATCCCGACACAAGCCAACGTTTCATCGGTAACGATGCACGATTGCATCGCGAGGATGGATTCATTGACACGGGTGATCGTGTTGAGCGAGTTGACGATCGGTTTGAATTTCTTGGTCGAGCCAACGGGACGATCAATGTGGGTGGCAACAAAGTCCAACCCGAAGAAATCGAGCGATTCTTGCTATCTTGCGATGGAGTGGTCCAGGCTCGCGTGTATGCCAAGAAAAGCCCTTTCACGGGATCACTGGTTGCCGCTGATGTGGTAAGTAGTGGTCAACTCGAAAAAACAGAATTGCGCAAGCATTTGACCTCGCGGTGTCGCGCGTCGCTTGACACTCATAAGGTCCCCGCGGTGATTCGATTGGTTGACGGCATTGAGACCAACGCAGCGGGCAAGGTACTCAGGAACGCCGGATGATTGAAACTGATAAAGCTAAGAATGTTCTGGTAACCGGTGGCACACGTGGGCTAGGGTTAGCCACGTGTGAACATCTAGCGCGCGCTGGTTACCGAGTGATCGCCAGCGGTCGTGGGATTACTGATAGTTTGCAGACATTGATTGACGATCCGTCGCTTTCAGGTTTGGTGACGTTCCGTTCTCTCGATCTCGCTCAAACCGGCGAAATTCGCTTGTTCGTTCGGGACGTCGCAAAGGAATACGGGCCTTTGTATGGATTGGTCAACAATGCCGCGATTGGTCACGATGGCGTGCTAGCGACGATGCATGATTCCCAGATCGAAGAACTCATTCGCGTCAACGTGCTGGCTTCCATACTAATGGCCAAGTACGCATCACGATCCATGCTTGGACGGCGTGCCGGTCGCATTGTGAATGTGGCTTCCATTATCGCATCAACCGGATTCAGCGGACTTTCTGTTTACGCCGCGACAAAGTCGTCCATGATCGGGATGACGAAGAGTCTATCTCGTGAACTTGGCAAAGCTGGGATCACGGTCAACGCCGTCTCGCCGGGGTACATGGCCACCGATATGACATCAGGAATTGATGCGGCGAAACTAGAAACCATCACAAGGCGAAGTCCGTTAGGTCGACTGGCAAATGTTGATGAAGTGGCTGCTGCGATCGTGTACTTGATGAGCGAATCCGCAGCATCGATCACGGGAACCAATATCACCATTGATGCGGGCAGCACGGCATGAGTGCCGTCGAATTAACGCTGGAAGTGCTTCGAGATTTACCCTGCAGCGGACCCGTTCTGGTTCACGCTGACTTGATGCGGGCTCGTTCATTCGTAGGTCCAGTTACATCGCGACAAGCCATGCTAGCGGCGCAGGTGGAAGTCTTGCGGGAAGCCTGCGGATCACGTCCGTTTTGGTCGCCATGTTTCAACTACGACTTCTGCAAGACAGGCGAGGTAGATTTGCGTAGTGCCAAGACCCAAGTCGGGCCACTCGGTGAGTACCTCCGCACGCATTCGGACTTTTGGCGTAGCACTGATCCAGTGTTCTCCATTTGCGGTGACGGACGAGTAATCGAGGACAACACTTCAAGCACTATCGAAGCCTTCGGGCCGCTTAGTGGTCTTGCTCAACTTTACTCACGAGGCGGCGCGGTTTTGTTCTACGGTGCGGCATTGTCTTCAGCCACGATTCTGCATTTTGCTGAAACGCTGAGCGGCGGTCCCGTCTATCGGTACGACAAAGTCTTCTCGGGAACGATGGTCACTTTGGATGGTGTGAATCGAGCCATCGACTACATCTATCATGTTCGGCCAATGGGCTGGTCCCTCGATTATGACTGGACTCGAATCCGAAACGACCTGATTGATCAGAACCTGATTCGCCAACAAACG from Rubripirellula amarantea encodes:
- a CDS encoding AAC(3) family N-acetyltransferase, translated to MSAVELTLEVLRDLPCSGPVLVHADLMRARSFVGPVTSRQAMLAAQVEVLREACGSRPFWSPCFNYDFCKTGEVDLRSAKTQVGPLGEYLRTHSDFWRSTDPVFSICGDGRVIEDNTSSTIEAFGPLSGLAQLYSRGGAVLFYGAALSSATILHFAETLSGGPVYRYDKVFSGTMVTLDGVNRAIDYIYHVRPMGWSLDYDWTRIRNDLIDQNLIRQQTFRGEEVAMACVVADLVDYWVERLSDDPLYFLDSDTRAKVESLKLSRGQRVSRNEFEQAT
- a CDS encoding SDR family NAD(P)-dependent oxidoreductase, with the protein product MIETDKAKNVLVTGGTRGLGLATCEHLARAGYRVIASGRGITDSLQTLIDDPSLSGLVTFRSLDLAQTGEIRLFVRDVAKEYGPLYGLVNNAAIGHDGVLATMHDSQIEELIRVNVLASILMAKYASRSMLGRRAGRIVNVASIIASTGFSGLSVYAATKSSMIGMTKSLSRELGKAGITVNAVSPGYMATDMTSGIDAAKLETITRRSPLGRLANVDEVAAAIVYLMSESAASITGTNITIDAGSTA